In Pseudothermotoga sp., the genomic window GGCTTGCACTCGCTGAAGTCTTTCCAAGATTCGTTGGAAATCCCACTTACGAATGGATACATCTGGACTTGAGACGGCGTTTCGGTATTGACGAAATTATTCGCAAAGACACAGCAGAGATCATCTGGAACAAGGCGAAAGAAAAATTGAAAAGTGAAGATATGAAACCTCAGAAGCTTTTGAAGAACATGGGAGTCGAAATCATGTGCACAACCAACGATCCTGCAGAAAATCTGCTCTACCATGAGCTCGCACGTGAAAGATTGGAGGGTATAAAGATACTTCCCACGTGGCGACCCGACAGATTTTGCAAAGTTCATTCACCCGATTTCAAAAAATTCATTTTGCAACTCGAACAGCGAACAAACATTTCGATCGCGAACTTTCACAACTTCGTCGATGCTTTGAAAAAAACGCACGATCGCTTCAATGAACTCGGATGCGTTTGTAGTGACCACGCCTTGCTCGAGCCATTAGTACACAGGGTTGATGAAAAGAAGGCAGCTCAGATTTTCGAAAAAGCTCTTAAGACACCGACTTCTTACGAAGAGCATTTAGAATTCCAATCTCACATGATCTACGTCTTCGCTGAATTAGACAGTGAGAAAAACTGGACTATGCAACTTCATATAGGTGCCATGAGAGATTACAGAACTAAGCTTTTCGAGAAACTCGGCCCAGACAGCGGCGGTGACATCATCGCAGGTTTCGTTGACGTGGCTAGAGGTATGAAAGAGTTTTTCAACGATTTTGATGGAAAAACGAAAATTGTTCTTTATTGCATGGACACGAGTTATCTGTCCGTGATGGCTACCATAGCGAGATCTTTCGAAAATGTTTTTCTTGGAGCACCTTGGTGGTTCAACGATAGTCCGTTTGGGATGAGATACCAGCTCGAATACATTGCCTCGGTAGACCTATTGAGCAACTTGGTTGGTATGGTGACGGACTCGAGGAAACTGATGTCTTATGGCTCACGCACAGAAATGTTCAGAAGAGTTCTTTGCGATGTGGTTGGAACGATGGTCGAGAGGGGACAGATACCTTTGAGGGAAGCCATAGAAGTATGCACAGAGCTTTGTTATAAAAGACCCAAATCGTTTTTCTTTGGGGGTTGATCAGCGTGGAATTCAGTGATAAAGATAGGAAAAAGATAGAAGAGAAATTGAAAGAAGGATATAACCTCATTGAGATCATAATCAAAGATAGGAATCGTTACGCCATTCTCGAGAAAAATGAGAATTACATTGCTCTAAAACTTTCAAAACTACCAAAAAGTGCTGAAAACGAACAGAAAGAATAACACCAACGTGTGTAAGAACTCAAACGTCGATGAGTGATTCAATGAGTTTCATCTGAGATCTCGAGCGTATTCTGATGGCATGCAAAGGATCTTTCCAATCTTCAGGTCGAACAAGCGCGAAGAGTTCGTAGGTTTTACCACCATGGCGGTGTCGAGTCCTTTACTCGTTCCTCCACAAGCAATGATCCATTCATCGGTTCTCACCAATCCAGCATCCGTTGCCATCAACGTTATCTCGACACAAACCTTTACCCCTTGACTAAAAAGCCTCAGCGCATCTGCAACTATCTCGGCAACGTGTATACCGCCATATTCCCTTCTGAAAGCCCTCTCCACGCTCGACAATGCGTGAGTTGCTGTGTGAACAACGTGCCCCATCTCAACAAGTTTTCTCTTGATCTCCGGCGAGAACTCATCGCAGTTTGGTTCTTTAAAGCCAACATGGTGTGTTATAACGATGAGCTTTACCCCTTTTGGAACCATTTCCAACGCTTTTTGGGCGCTGTAGCCCCGTGAAGATGCTAATAACACTTTCTTAGAATTTATTTTCAAAGCTTCCTCAAAGGCTATTCTCAAAGTTGCCTCAGTGTTGACCTCGCCTTCATCTTTGAACAACACCATGGGTTTCTCACCTCCTGATATACTAATAGTACCAAATGCGAACAAAATGGAGGTGAATTTCTTGGAAAAGATTTCAGTGGAAGATCTGCTCAAATTCAAATTCGTTTCAAACTTGGTTGTTTCACCAGATGCAAAAAAAGTGGTTTTCGTCGTGCACGAGATGAACGAACGAGATAACACTTACAACTCTAACCTTTGGATTTACGACGTCGAGAGAGAAAGGCTCTTTCAACTCACCTCTTCTAATTCCGACAGTTTGCCAATCTGGCTGGACGAATCTTCGATCCTGTTCACATCGATGAGAGATGAAAAAGACAAAAGGCGGAAAGAAAGTGGAGAACCGCTCACAGTTTTCTACATCATCGATGTGAATGGAGGAGAAGCTAAACGAGCTTTCGAAGTCCCTTTTTATGTCAAACAACTGAAGAAAATGAACGAAAATTTCCTTTTGTTCACAGCTTTGTACGATCATAGGCTCGGAGACTTTTCGAAGATGTCGAACGAAGAGAAAGAAAAAATCCTCAAGTTTCTGAAAGAAGAAAAAGATTATGAAGTGTTGGATGAGATACCTTTCTGGTCCAACGGTTCTGGATTTACTAACAAAAAGAGGATAAGATTATACACCTACGATCTCAGGTCCAACCAAATACGAGCCGTGAGCGACGAACTATCGAACGTGGAATACTTTTCGGACAGCGAAGACGGTAAAACGATTCTCTACACGGCTAACAGGTTTGAAAACGTCATGGTGAGGAGCAATGATCTTTACCTTTACGATTTAGAAAAGGATAGATCCACTAGACTAACCCACACGGAGGGGTTCAGATACTTCTTTGCCGAGCCGTTCAACGGTCATCTCGTCTTCGCCGGCAGCGATATGAAAAATTATGGAATCAATGAAAATCCCAAATTCTACTTGCTCGATCCTTCGTCAGGAACGGTCAAGTTGATCACACCAGATTTCGATGCGAGTCTATACAACAGTGTGAACAGTGACTGCAGGTATGGTTCACTCAGGACAATCAAAGTCGATCAAGGATTCCTCTACTTTGTGAGTACGCAATGGCACAGTTGCCAACTTTACAGGCTGGATCTTTCCGGCAAGATAGAAAAACTCACCGAAACGGAAGGTTCAGTGGATGGTTTCGACGTCGTTCGTGGAAGGATCTTCTTCGTTGGTATGAAAAATCTGAAACTCCAGGAAATCTATGAACTTTCCGGTGAAGAAAGACAAATCACATTTTTCAACGAGTGGGTTCAAAAAGAAAGATCCATTTCGAAACCAGAACGCTTTACTTTTACGAGTGAGGATGGGACACTCCTGGAAGGTTGGGTAATGAAACCGATAGGCTTTCAGCCCGAAAAGAAATATCCCGCAATTTTGCAGATACACGGTGGACCAAAAACAGTTTATGGTGAAGTTTTCTTCCACGAAATGCAATTACTCGCAAATGAAGGCTACTTCGTGTTGTACTGTAATCCTCGAGGCAGTGACGGGAGAGGAAACGCATTCGCAGATATACGTGGAAAATACGGAACTATAGATTATGAGGACATAATGAGTTTCTTGAATGAATCACTGAAGAGATATCCTTTCATCGATGAGACAAGAATCGGTGTGATTGGCGGTTCTTATGGGGGATTCATGACTAACTGGATCGTTGGACATACGGATCGTTTCAAAGCAGCTGTTTCTGACAGAAGCATCGCGAATTGGATAAGCAAGTTCGGCACCACGGACATCGGTTATTTCTTCGTGGAAGATCAGCACATCGCAACGCCTTGGAGCAATTTTGAAAAACTCTGGTTTCACTCACCAATGAAGTACGCCGATAAAGCGAAGACTCCTACACTTTTCATCCATTCCGAAGAAGATTACAGGTGCTGGCTGGTTGAAGGATTACAAATGTTCACATCGTTGAAGTTCCACGGTGTCGATGCAAAGCTCGTCATGTTCAGAGGTGAAAATCACGAATTGAGTAGAAGTGGAAAACCACTACACAGGATCAGAAGATTGAAAGAAATCGTTGGTTGGTTCAACAAACATCTAAAATGAGGGGGCAGCATGCCCCTTCATTTTAGGAAAGATATCAGCGTGGTATCATCACGTCGATCGACGTTCTGATTGATCATGTTCACGTTTATTTTCGATCCTCACCGGTGTTGATGAGAACGTGATCTGGCTTTCCTAAAGATTGCCATTCTGCATAGTTAGCGAATATTGACCGAAGCTGATTTTGCAGAAGCTGAATTCTTCATCCAATCAGTAGACCTTTTGTGCGTTAAGATCACCACAGTTGGATTGGCTCGGTCAGTTTCGAAGAGTGCCAAGAGCATGTGTGAAACACCTCCGGCTCGATCGATCATTCTTCCTGTGATATCTCATAGATGATCGTACTTTGCGTAAATGACTGAGTTACATGATACCGCTTGCGCATTTGTTGATAGTCTGAACTGATTTTTGATCTATCTTGACAGGTTAAAGTCCAACACAATCGAGCCACCTGGTTCAACGTGGAATCTTTGCAAAGGACACTTCAACGATCTTGAGCTCACCCTGGGTGGGTGTGATTCACCGTTGGTAGTTATCGTTGTATTCGAAATATTCAATATCAATTGACCGTAAGCTTCCATCGGTACCTCGCCAACTCGAATTTCCGTTCCAACGAAAGAAAATTAACCACTGTTGGTTCGTCGTTTATCATCATCGTTTCTTCCTCGTTCAACAGTAAAATTTATCGATTGGAAGAACCTTATCTATGAGATGCACACCGATCTCATCCGACTGTTGACTCTGCGACTGTTCTTCATAGAATCTTTAGAATCTTTAGAATCTTTAGCTTTGTTGAACAATCAGACTAAAACACGCAATCGTTAGGAAGATAACAACTAAACTCGTCAAGAAGAGTGTTTTGAACACACTGGTCATTCCCTTCAAATAATAACAAATGCATTTTATTGAAGTTTCACCAAGAAGTTGTTCCAATCGGTACCAACTCAGTTACAATAGAATAGTAAATGGGAGGGATGCTATGAGGGAGATGACGAAGAAATTCCTTGAGGATGCTTTCGCGGGTGAAAGCATGGCACACATGAAGTATCTCATCTTCGCAGACGAGGCTGAAAAGAAGGGATTAAAAAATCTCGCTAACCTTTTCAAGGCCATCGCATATGCAGAGTTCGTTCATGCGCGAAATCATTACAGAGAACTCGGAAAAATCTATCAGCAACTGGAACAAAACGTTCAACAATGTATTGATGGTGAAACCTTTGAAATCAACGAAATGTATCCAGTCTACAACCACACAGCACAATTTCAAGGAGAAAAGGGAGCTGAGAGATCCACGCGTTTTGCTTGGGAAGCTGAAAAGATCCATGCAGAGATGTACAAACTCGCCAAGAAACTTGTCGAAGAAGGCAAAGATTATGCGACCAGTAGGATCTATATCTGTCCAGTTTGTGGTCACACGGTGGAGAATGAACCACCGGAAAAGTGCCCTGTTTGTGGGGCTCCGAAGAGTTCTTACGTTTCTTTCTCCGCATGAAAGGAGGTTTTGAAGATGCCCTTGTCGCAGTTCATAAAGACTGAAGATTTCAAGAAAGAAAAGCATGTTCCAGTGATCGAGGCACCAGACAAAGTGAAGGCCAACGAGAAAGTTGAGATCACGGTAACAGTTGGTAAAGAGATCCCTCATCCCAACACGACCGAGCACCACATAAGTTGGATCAAGTTGTTCTTCCAACCTGATGGGGATCCTTACGTTTACGAGGTGGGTAACTACGAGTTTTTGTCTCATGGAGCCACGGTGAAGGGACCAAACACGGGCGCTGTCTATACAGAACCTTGCATCAAAACGTTTGTAAAGCTTTCCCAACCTGGTACTCTCATCGCACTTTCTTACTGCAACATACACGGTCTGTGGGAGAGTAGTAAGAGGATCGCGATCGAGTGAGGCCTCCTTGGGCCTCACTTTTCCGATTCGAGTTCTCTAGGGTATGGATTCAAATATTTTTGGTTCAGAAGATAGTTGTCCTCAAAATTCAGTGCATAGATTCGAAAAACTTCCCTGATCGTTTTCAAGCTGATCTTCCCTCGCGAAAATTCTTCCAACAGCCTAGACATGTTCTCCTGCTCTTTCTCCCTCAGCTTTTCTTTCAAATGTGAATAGAGATGCTGTAATACATTGTAATGCTTACCCAATGTTGGTTTGACCGAGAAAGCTTTATTGAAAAGTTCGCTGTAAAGCGACACGATTTCCTTCATGGGAGCAACTTTCAAATTGGAGACCAATTTTCCAAGCTGCCGCAACAGGGAGGGACTATGTGCCATGAGTAAATATTTGTAACTTTCATGGAACTGGACCAGTTCTAGTTTATTGAATGATCTTGATTTCAAATCTGCACTCGAAAAAATTCTGGTCAAGAAATGCTCACGAATCCAATAGCTTTTCAACCTACCTTCGTCAGCGAATGCTGAATTGGGGAACTTCTCCATAGCCAACTCTGCAAAAATTCCGACAGTTTTTATAACAATCTTTTCTCCACGCAGGATTTTGTACGCAACAGCATCAGCGATGGCGCACGATGGAGATTTTTTCTTCAGCACGAATCCATCGATCTCTTTGAGTTGATTCAGAAAAACTTCACTGAACATTTTGATCGAATCTGTCACATCTCGACCCATGTCGGTTTGAATCACACGCTTTTCATCGTTCTGGAAAACTATCTTGATCGCAGGCCTAGGAACCCCAAAACCAGCACCAACTTCCGGGCATACTTTCACAACTTCAACATATTTGGAAAGTTTTTCACAGAACTCATCTTTGATCAGCTGGCCATTGTACCTAACTGGCTCAAAATTCAAACAAGCCGAGAAAACCACCTTTGGTCTTGCAAAAACCTCTCGCACATTGCCCACCTCCAATTGTTATGGCGAGCCAAATGTATAATTTACTAGTGGTAAGGTGCATCACCACAAAAAGTCGTTTTAAATAGAGACAATGATCCTTCTTGAGCTGTTCCTCAGAATTATTTTAGAATTTTCTCATGAACATGAATACAAATTTAAATACAAATTTAACGGTATAAGAATACATTTGTGGCGGAAGATCTTCAAAGAGGAGGGGTGAAGTGTGAAGAAGTTACTCACAGTTTTATTGTTGTTCGCCTCCATCGTGTTAGTCCTTGCACACGTAAAAAACGTCATCTATTTCATAGGTGATGGCATGGGTTTCAACCACGTTTACTTGGCAAGCATTCTCGAAGGACGACCTCTCAACATGATGAAAACTCAATATGTAGGCATAGTGAGAACTTTCTCGGCCAATACGTGGGTCACGGACTCAGCAGCTGCCGGTACAGCTTTGGCGTCTGGATTCAAGACGAAAAACGGTATGATTGGTATGCTACCCAACGGTGAACCTGTACCTTCCATAGCCGAAGTACTCAAATCCTACGGTGTTAAGGTGGGAATAGTTGTTACGTGTAGAATCACTCACGCTACCCCTGCCGCTTTTTATGGTCACGTGCCAGACAGAGACATGGAAAACGAGCTAGCTGAACAGTTGATTAAGAGTGATTTCGATGTGATCATGGGTGGTGGTTTGAGACACTTCATACCCGCCTCAGTCAAGGGAAGCAGCAGGAAAGATGAAAAAGACTTGTTGGCACTAGCCAAGGAAAGAGGCTACACGTTGGTCACGAAAAAGAGTGAGCTGGCACAGATCACTTCAGGAAAGGTCCTTGCACTTTTTGCCTCGAGTCACCTCGCTCCAGCGAGCGAGCGTACGGGTGAACAACCTATGCTCTACGAAATGGTTCAAAAGGCTCTCGAACTACTTTCAAAGGATGGTGAACCCTTCTTCCTCATGGTGGAAGGTTCCCAAATCGATTGGGAAGCTCACGGTAACGACCCATATGGTGTGTGGAAGGAAGTTGTAGAATTCGACAAAGCAATCGGTGTGGCTCTCGAATTTGCGAAGAAAAATCCTGACACTCTTATCATCGTCACATCTGACCATGAAACTGGAGGACTTTCTACTTCTACTGGTACGTATATGCTGGAAGTCGAAAAGCTGAGAAAATTCAAGGCGAACACCGATTGGTTCCTTGCCAGGTACAACATAGACGAGAAGCAAAAATTTTTGGCTGGAGTGAAAGAATACTACGACATTGAGATGACAGATGAAGAGTATGAACAACTTTTGAACATCAAGAAGACCGCTAAAACCGCTTATGACTTGCCCAATGCTTTTGGAAGATACATCAGTTCGAAAGCATTGCTCGGCTGGACTACGTTCGATCATACGGGTGATCCCGTTCCCCTGTTCGCTTTTGGTCCAGGTGCGGAACACTTCACAGGTTGGCTTGACAATACAGACATTCCACGCACCATTGCAAGGTTGATGGGCTATCCTCTCACCTATCCAATCCAAAAAGAACCAATCATTACAGGGCCTGTGTTGTACTGATCTTGAAATGGAACAGTGGGTGGGCGCACGCCCACCTTTTTGTTAACTCAACACGTTTTTCAGAGAAAACGAGAGTTTTTCTGAAATTAAAAGGAATATCTTCCAAGATTTCGTTGTTTTTACTCTTTATTCATTTATTTCCCGTGTCTATTGATGTTGACAAGATATATTTCTGTATGGTTAATTTAAATTCGGAAGTTGCCGGTAACGTTACCGATAATCTAAAAGGGGGGATATTTCTATGAGGAAACTGCTCGTACTGTTCTTCGTATTGTTCACGCTCTTACTCTTCGCAAAAGAACGCATAGTGATCAACAGTTACATGTCAGATCCTGCGCCCAGAAAGGCTTTGGCAGAACTCGTTGAGATGTTTCAGAAGAAATATCCAGAGTACGAAGTAGTCGTGAACACCTTTGCTCATGAAGATTTCAAAGTGCTTCTGAGAACGTGGCTCGCTTCACCGAAAGGTACAGCAGATGTGGTGACATGGTTCGCTGGAGAGAGAATGCGCTATTTTGCACAAATGAATCTCATCACACCGGTGGAAGAAGTATTCAAAGGAGCCAAATGGGAAGATTTCTTCCCCGCATCCTTTAAAAGCACATGTTCCTACAAAGACAAGATCTATTTTATACCACAAAGCTGGTATTGGTGGGGCGTGTATTATAGGAAATCAGTGTTTGAAAAGCTTGGGATCAAGGAACCAAAAACCTGGGACGAGTTCCTGCAAGTTTGTGAAACGCTGAAGAAAAACGGTATCGTACCCATAGCGATTGGAACCAAATTTCCATGGACGGCCGCAGGATGGTTCGACATATTGAACTTGAGGATCAACGGCTTAGACTACCACATAGCGCTCACTGCTGGTGAGGTTCCTTACACTGATCCAAAACTCATGAAGGTCTTCGAGTATTGGAGTCAGATCATAGACAAAGGATACTTGTTACCAAACCACACAGCTTACGAATGGCAAGAAGCAGCCACTTTCCTGTTCAGGGGCCAGGCGGGTATGTACTACATGGGTCAGTTCATAAAGGACGTCGCTCCAGCTGAAGTTAAAGACGATTTAGATTTCTTCAGATTCCCAATCATTGATCCCTCTATACCCCTCTATGAAGAAACACCTATCGACGGTTTCATGATTCCAGCAAATGCTCCAAACAAGAATGGAGCTATAGCATTCTTGAGATTCATCGCCTCGAAAGAAGCGCAGGAAAAGTTCGCTAAGGATCTTGGAAGACTTGCTGCTAACGTGGCAGTTGCGCCTCCGGACGATCACGCGAGAAAAGGTCTCGACATGATTCTAGCTTCTTCTGGTGTGGCACAGTTCTACGATAGGGATACCAATCCAGAGATGGCCGAGGTCGGTATGAACGCATTCATCGAATTCATGCTCAATCCAAAAAGAATTTCTGACATACTGAGAAAACTCGAAAGTGAGAGAAAAAGAATCTACGCTAAATGATCTTTCCCCACGGGCCGAGTGCCCGTGGGTTTTCGAGGTGAAAGAATGAGAAAGAGATTGACACCTTATCTTTTCTTGACGGGGCCTTTAGCCCTGTATTTCATCTGGGTCATCTATCCCATCTTTCGTACTTTCATAGTGAGCTTCACACGTTGGGACGGTATGACTAAGGAAAAGTTCGTTGGTTTAGACAACTTTGTGTTGTTGTTCAATGATCGGTATTTTATTTTGTCTTTGATCAACAATTTCAAATGGATGATCGGTTTTGTGATCTTGTCGATACCACTTGGCTTGTTATTCGCGATGTTGATGGATCAAAAATATCCAGGTCACAAAGTGTACAAGTCACTCATCTATCTCCCCATGGCTCTATCTTTCGTCGTTATAGGTCAAATATGGTCATGGATACTCGAACCTACCGGGGGGATAGTGAACAGTTTTCTAAGATACATAGGACTTGGGACCCTTGCAAAGCCGTGGTTGAGCGATCCAAAGATTGTCACGTACTCTCTGATCTGGGCTGCACTGTGGAGACAGATACCTTACGCGATGGTGCTCTTTCTTGCAGGACTTCAAAGTGTCAATAAAGAGCACGTAGAGGCGGCTATCGTTGACGGTGCTAATGCGTTTCAAAGGTTTTGGTACGTGATACTCCCAGAACTCAGACCGGCCTTGGTCATAGCAGTGACGGTGAACATCATTGATTCCCTGAGAGCTTTCGACATAGTTTTCGTCATGACGCGTGGTGGACCATTCTATTCATCCAGTGTGATGGCGAATTACATGTACATACAAGCATTCCACAATTACAGAATGGGTTACGGTGCGGCCATAGCTGTGGTACAGTTCCTCATCACGCTTGGTTTCATCCTTGTCTACGTTCTCAACGTACTCAAGAGGGAGGAAAGGTTATGAAAAGAAAATGGAAAGCCGTTGCCTTCTATGCGCTGTGTACTTTGATAGCTATCATCTGGATGGTACCATTCATGGTCGCGATCTTCACATCTTTCAAAACCATGGATGAGATCTTCATGCTCAGGAATTTTTGGTCTCCGCCCAAAACGTGGACGTTCGAAAATTTCAAAATTGCTTGGAGAGAAGGAAGAATGGGACGTTATTTTTTCAATACAGCTATCGTAACGTCTGTCTCGGTGGCCGGTACGCTTTTCCTCTCCAGTCTCAGTGCTTACGCGTTGGCTTGGTACGAGTTCAAGTTTCGAACGGCGATTCTCATGGTTTTCGTCGCTGGTATGCTCATACCCTTTCAAATGCTGCTCATACCGGTATACAGATTCTCTGTTGTGACTGGACTATATGATACTTTGATCGGTGTTATCCTGTTCCACGTTGCTTTTCAGCTTGGCTTCTGCACTTTCTTTCTAAGAAATTTCATGGTGACGATACCTTCCAGTTTGTTCGACGCAGCGAAGATGGATGGAGCCGGCGATTTCATGATATACTCAAAAATCGTTATGCCATTGGTCAAACCTGCGGTGGCCGCCCTGGGGATCTTGGAGTTCACATGGATATGGAACGATTATCTGTGGTCTTTGATATTACTGCAGAGTGATGCCAAGAAAACTGTGACAATCGGTCTCACAACACTTCAGGGACAATGGATCAGTAGTTGGAACATAATAGCGGCTGGTGCTCTACTTGCAGCGACGGTTCCCGTTGTAGTGTTTTTGATCTTCCAAAGATACTTCATCCAAGGTCTCACTTTGGGTAGCATTAAAGGGTGAGGAGGGATTCCATGCAGATCTATGGTGCAGATTATTACCCAGAACATTGGGAAGAAGAAGACTGGAAGGAACATGTCAAGATCATGAAAGAAATTGGCATTGAATGGGTGAGGATCGGAGAATTTGCCTGGTCTTTCGTGGAACCTGCTGAAGGCAAGTACGATTTTTCAAAGCTCGAAAAAGCGATGAAATTTCTGAAAGATTCAGGCATAAAGATCATCGTTGGGACTCCGACAGCTGCTCCACCCAATTGGTTGGTGAAAAAGTATCCTCACATTCTTCCTGTGGACAAATATGGAAGACAAAAAGGGCCTGGTAGTAGGAGACATTACTGTCCAGCCAACGAAATCTATCGAGAATATTCCAGGAAAATCGTAGAGAAGTACGCAGAACATTTTTCACCTTACGCTGATATGTGGCAGATCGATAACGAGTTCGGTTGCCACGACACGACTCTTTGTTACTGCGAGGCTACCAGAAAGGCGTTCATCAAATGGCTCAAGAGTAAATACAAAACGCTCGAAGAGTTGAACTATCGTTGGGGAAACAGGTTTTGGAGTCAAACGATCGGTGATTGGGACGAAATATTCTTGCCCACCAATACGCCTGCTTTTGAGAATCCACACATGGTACTCGATTTCTACAGATTCTCAACGGATATTCATATAGATTACATGAACATGCAAATTGATATCATCAAAAAATATTCGGACAAGCCCATCACACACAACTTGATGGTCGACTTCTTTGACATCGATTACAAGAAACTCTCTAAGAATATCGACCTGGTGAGCTTTGACAACTATGTACCAACACCACTGTACGATCCATTCAGACAATCGATCAACCACGATTTGATGAGATCTTTGAAGAAACAGCCGTTCCTTGTTATGGAACAACAACCTGGCAGGGTGAATTGGAAGAGTGTGAACGAGAATTATCCAGAAGGTCAAGTGAGACTCTGGATCAAGCAGTCGTACCTTCACGGATCGCTGGGTGTACTTGTGTTCAGGTTTGATCAAATCCATTGGGGCGCGGAACAGTTCCATGGAGCATTGCTCGACTATTCAGGTAGAAAGACGGTCAGGTGCGATGAGTTTTCTCAAGTGAAGTTAGAAACAAACGATGTAATCGAACCGAAAAAAGAAGTGGCTGTTTATTTTTCGTACGAAAACTGCTGGATGCACAGAATAAACCATATCAACAGAAATTTCGATTATTGGTCAGCGATACTCGAAATCTACAGAGCTGTACGGAAGCTCGGCTACAATGTTGATTTTGTCTTTGAAGATGACGAGATTCAATCATATCAACTTTTGATTGTTCCATACGCCATGTACCTACCTGAGGTTTTCATTGAAAAGATTAAAGCCTTTAATAAACCAGTGATAATGACCTGCATGAGCTCCATTAAGGATGAACACAACTGGTTGAGGAAGGAGTTTCCACATGGCCTTCAAGACATACTCGGTTTGGAAATCATCGACTTTGGAGGCTTGGACAACGTCAATGTCAATTTCTTGGGTTTGAACTTGAAAGGAACTGTCTGGTGCGATAAAATTGTTCTCAAAGGTGCTGAGGTGATGGGTGTATTCAAAAACGGTCCATTCGCCGATTGGCCTTGTGTAACGAAGAGTGGTAACAGATACTACGTAGCGACCGTGATGAGCGAAGAATTCTTCCTGGTCTTGTTAGAAAGGCTGATTCCAGCAAAATTCG contains:
- a CDS encoding alkaline phosphatase, producing the protein MKKLLTVLLLFASIVLVLAHVKNVIYFIGDGMGFNHVYLASILEGRPLNMMKTQYVGIVRTFSANTWVTDSAAAGTALASGFKTKNGMIGMLPNGEPVPSIAEVLKSYGVKVGIVVTCRITHATPAAFYGHVPDRDMENELAEQLIKSDFDVIMGGGLRHFIPASVKGSSRKDEKDLLALAKERGYTLVTKKSELAQITSGKVLALFASSHLAPASERTGEQPMLYEMVQKALELLSKDGEPFFLMVEGSQIDWEAHGNDPYGVWKEVVEFDKAIGVALEFAKKNPDTLIIVTSDHETGGLSTSTGTYMLEVEKLRKFKANTDWFLARYNIDEKQKFLAGVKEYYDIEMTDEEYEQLLNIKKTAKTAYDLPNAFGRYISSKALLGWTTFDHTGDPVPLFAFGPGAEHFTGWLDNTDIPRTIARLMGYPLTYPIQKEPIITGPVLY
- a CDS encoding class II SORL domain-containing protein: MPLSQFIKTEDFKKEKHVPVIEAPDKVKANEKVEITVTVGKEIPHPNTTEHHISWIKLFFQPDGDPYVYEVGNYEFLSHGATVKGPNTGAVYTEPCIKTFVKLSQPGTLIALSYCNIHGLWESSKRIAIE
- the uxaC gene encoding glucuronate isomerase yields the protein MAFLDENYLLTSETAKELYQLVKDLPIVDAHNHSDAREIVENKGWKDIWEVEAATDHYVWELMRRSGISEEKITGTASNYEKWLALAEVFPRFVGNPTYEWIHLDLRRRFGIDEIIRKDTAEIIWNKAKEKLKSEDMKPQKLLKNMGVEIMCTTNDPAENLLYHELARERLEGIKILPTWRPDRFCKVHSPDFKKFILQLEQRTNISIANFHNFVDALKKTHDRFNELGCVCSDHALLEPLVHRVDEKKAAQIFEKALKTPTSYEEHLEFQSHMIYVFAELDSEKNWTMQLHIGAMRDYRTKLFEKLGPDSGGDIIAGFVDVARGMKEFFNDFDGKTKIVLYCMDTSYLSVMATIARSFENVFLGAPWWFNDSPFGMRYQLEYIASVDLLSNLVGMVTDSRKLMSYGSRTEMFRRVLCDVVGTMVERGQIPLREAIEVCTELCYKRPKSFFFGG
- a CDS encoding rubrerythrin family protein; its protein translation is MREMTKKFLEDAFAGESMAHMKYLIFADEAEKKGLKNLANLFKAIAYAEFVHARNHYRELGKIYQQLEQNVQQCIDGETFEINEMYPVYNHTAQFQGEKGAERSTRFAWEAEKIHAEMYKLAKKLVEEGKDYATSRIYICPVCGHTVENEPPEKCPVCGAPKSSYVSFSA
- a CDS encoding S9 family peptidase, producing the protein MEKISVEDLLKFKFVSNLVVSPDAKKVVFVVHEMNERDNTYNSNLWIYDVERERLFQLTSSNSDSLPIWLDESSILFTSMRDEKDKRRKESGEPLTVFYIIDVNGGEAKRAFEVPFYVKQLKKMNENFLLFTALYDHRLGDFSKMSNEEKEKILKFLKEEKDYEVLDEIPFWSNGSGFTNKKRIRLYTYDLRSNQIRAVSDELSNVEYFSDSEDGKTILYTANRFENVMVRSNDLYLYDLEKDRSTRLTHTEGFRYFFAEPFNGHLVFAGSDMKNYGINENPKFYLLDPSSGTVKLITPDFDASLYNSVNSDCRYGSLRTIKVDQGFLYFVSTQWHSCQLYRLDLSGKIEKLTETEGSVDGFDVVRGRIFFVGMKNLKLQEIYELSGEERQITFFNEWVQKERSISKPERFTFTSEDGTLLEGWVMKPIGFQPEKKYPAILQIHGGPKTVYGEVFFHEMQLLANEGYFVLYCNPRGSDGRGNAFADIRGKYGTIDYEDIMSFLNESLKRYPFIDETRIGVIGGSYGGFMTNWIVGHTDRFKAAVSDRSIANWISKFGTTDIGYFFVEDQHIATPWSNFEKLWFHSPMKYADKAKTPTLFIHSEEDYRCWLVEGLQMFTSLKFHGVDAKLVMFRGENHELSRSGKPLHRIRRLKEIVGWFNKHLK
- a CDS encoding DUF523 and DUF1722 domain-containing protein; the protein is MREVFARPKVVFSACLNFEPVRYNGQLIKDEFCEKLSKYVEVVKVCPEVGAGFGVPRPAIKIVFQNDEKRVIQTDMGRDVTDSIKMFSEVFLNQLKEIDGFVLKKKSPSCAIADAVAYKILRGEKIVIKTVGIFAELAMEKFPNSAFADEGRLKSYWIREHFLTRIFSSADLKSRSFNKLELVQFHESYKYLLMAHSPSLLRQLGKLVSNLKVAPMKEIVSLYSELFNKAFSVKPTLGKHYNVLQHLYSHLKEKLREKEQENMSRLLEEFSRGKISLKTIREVFRIYALNFEDNYLLNQKYLNPYPRELESEK